Part of the Roseomonas sp. OT10 genome, GCGGGAGATCCAACTCTTCAACCACGGCAAGGTCTGGCGCGACTTCACCTATGTGGACGAGGTGGTGGAGGCCATTGCCCGCCTCCTCCCCCTCCCCCCCTCCGCCCCCGGGGAGCCGGGGCGGCCGGTGCCGGAGGTGCCGCACCGGATCTTCAACATCGGCAACCACACCCCCGTCCCGGTGGGCGAGATGATCGACATCCTGGAGCGCCACACCAACCGCGAGGCGATCCGCCGCGAGGTGCCGATGCAGCCGGGCGATGTCGAGCGCACCTGGGCCGATGTCTCCGCCCTGCAGGCGGCCGTCGGCTTCGCCCCGCGCACGTCGCTGGAGGAGGGGCTGGGACGCTTCGTGGCCTGGTATCGGCACTATCACGGCGTCGTCTGACGCCTTGCCCGGAATACAGCCACAGGTTGCTGGAGTGTTAACGACCCCTGGCCCCATCCAGGGGGCATGGACACCACCCCCGACAGCTGGGAACGCCTCCGCGCCGATCGCAGGAAAGCAGTCCGGTCAAGGAAGGATTCAGAGCTTTCAGCGATCATCCTGCGCATGATCGCGCTGAACTCGCTCTCCGCCTTCACGCCGGACGTCAGCCCGACCGGCACCCCGGGCGGCGTCGCGCCCGCCCGCCGCCGGGACACCGGCAGCACCACGCCGGAGCCCGGACAGGACACGCAGCGCCCGCTGGCCGCAACGCCTGTCCAGGCCGGCAGCATCCTGCCGCGTGGCTCGCTGCTCGACATCCGGGTGTGATACCGGCGGCGGGATGAGCTGACCCGTGGTGCTGTGGTGTAACGGCAGCGGACCGGGAGGGGCCGGCCTGCGGCATCGACGCCGTGCGTCGATCCCCGTCCCAGGCCTTCCCCTGCCGGGGCCACAAGCGGGCCTCGGTCCCCGCTGGGAGTCTGGTGCTGCGCGGCTGCCGTCAGCCTACGGGCTGAACCCTGACGGGGCGCGGACAGGCGGGACGCCATAAGAACTTCGTAGGCGTCAGCGAGGGCTGAGGCCGGTCCCGCCGAGGAGCCATGCTCCTCGGCGCATTGACCCCGTGTCCGGCTGTCCCGCGGCAGCGCTGATCGGGTCCAGGGCCCGCAGGGTCCTGGCGGAGTGGGGGTACGGGGGCGAGGCAGCGCCTTGCCCCCGGGGAACGGACGCACCCCGCGCTGGCATGCGGGCGGGCCCTACCGCCGGGCTGCCGTCCCGTTTCACTCAGATCACCCGGTAGACCCGGATCAGCACGGCGGCGCGTGCCGGGCGCAGGCTGTTCAGCGTGCCGACATAGACGCCACGGTTCAGCCAGCCATGCGGGCCCTCCGGCGCCGTGATTTCCAGGGTCGAGAAGGCGTAGCGCGGCTGGCCCGGCGGGTCGTCGACCAGCACCCGGTTGTGGACGGTGATTACCGCCCCGTCCTCCGCCTGCAGCTCGTAGAGCGCGTTCAGGATGCGCACTCCGTCCTTGCGCACCAGTTGCCGGTCGGCGCCGCCGGGCAGCACCTTGCCGCGGATGCGCGGCCCCTCGAAGCTGCCGCCGCTGATGGGAACCATGCGCCGCTCGCCCAGCGGCGAGTCGCCCAGCATCAGCGTGGGCTCCAGGTCGCAGATCGCCTCGTAGACGAACTCCGTGCGCGGCAGCACCAGCGGCACCGTCCCAGCCATCGGCGGGGCGTAGTCGGCCGCCTGGACGCCTGCCGCGACCGGCGCGGCGGCCAGCGCCACGCTCCCGGCCAACAGCCTGCGCCGCCCCGTCTCCTCCCTGCCGTCCATCGGATTCCGCTCGGTCATCCTGTTCCTCCCCGCCATCCAGCCGGTCACGACGGGCTGGACGGAATTGCTATGCTTCTTAATGATCCGGATCGGGACAGAGATCCCGGGAGGAAGCAAGCATGCCGTCCATCCGTCCCCCAGCCGCCCGTCCCGGCATTCTCCAACCCGGCACGGCCCGACCCCGGGCCACCCGCCGCGGCTGGGGCGCCGCCCTGGGCACCCTCGCCCTGCTCGCCCCGGACGCCGCCCGTGCCCAGCGCGCCTGTGCCGACCTCATGGCCCTGGCCCGCCCGGACCTGCGGATCACCCGGTCGGAGGCGCTGCCCGCCGGGACCCTGCCGGCGGAAAATCCCGGCCGCGCCGCGCTGACCGGCGCCGCCCGCAGCCGTGCCGCCCTGCCGGCGCATTGCGTGGTGGAGGGCATGATCGCCCCGCGCACGGCCGCTGATGGGCGGTTCTTCGGCATCGGCTTCCAGCTGCGGCTGCCGGAGGCGTGGAACGGCCGCTTCCTGTTCCAGGGCGGCGGCGGCATGGACGGCGTGGTCAGCGAGGCGATCGGCGCGATCCCGGTGGCGGGCGCCACCGGGGTGCCGGCGCTGAACCGCGGCTATGCCGTGGTCTCCACCGATTCCGGGCACCAGGGGCGGGATGCCAGCGATGCCTCCTTCGGCACCGACCAGCAGGCGCGGCTGGACCATGCCGGCGGCTCGATCGGCCCGGTGGCGCGGGAGGCGCGGGCGCTGATCGCGGCCCGGTACGGGCGGGGACCGGACCACGCCTACTTCATGGGCTGCTCCAATGGCGGCCGCTCCGCGATGATGGCGGCCCAGCGCTTCCCGCTGGAGTTCGACGGGATCGTCGCCGGCAATCCCGGCTTCCGCCTCAGTCGCGCCGCCATCGCCCAGGCCTGGGACGTGAAGGCCCTCACCGCCGCCGCGCCGCGCAATGAGGCGGGCCAGCCGGTCCTCGCCGCCGCCCTCACCCCAGCGGACATGACGCTGCTGGCCGAGGGCATCGCGAAGGCCTGCGACGCGGCGGACGGCCTGGCGGACGGGACGGTGGAAGCCATGTCCGCCTGCCGCTTCGACCCCGCCACCCTGCGCTGCCCGGGCGAGAAGGCGGCGGGCTGCCTGAGCGACCCGCAGCTTCGCGCGCTGGAGCGGGTCTTCGGCGGGGCACGGGATTCGCAGGACCGGCCGCTCTACGCCGGCTGGCCCTGGGATCCGGGGATCGCCGCGCCGGGCTGGCGCGCCTGGAAGCTGGGCACGGCGACGGGCGGCACGCCGAACGCCCGCAACGCCACCCTCGCCGCCGCCTCGCTCGGCCTCTACTTCATGACGCCGCCGGTGGACGGGCTGGACCTGCGCAGCTTCGACTTCGACCGCGACCCGCCGCGAACCGCCCAGACCGCGGCGATCAACGACGCCACCGCGACCTTCCTCAACAGCTTCAGCGGCCATGGCGGCCGGCTGCTGGTCTTCCACGGCCAGGCCGACCCGGTCTTCTCCGCCACGGACCTGCGCGACCACTGGGCGGAGCTGGCGCGGGACAATGGCGGGGCGGAGGCGCTGTCCGCCTGGGCCCGGCTCTTCGTGGTGCCCGGCATGAACCATTGCGGCGGCGGCCCGGCGATGGACGATTTCGACCCGCTGGCGGCCATCGAGGCCTGGGTCGAGCGGGGCCAGGCCCCGGACCGCCTGCTGGCCCGGGGCAGCGCCTTCCCCGGCCGCAGCCGCCCGCTCTGCCCCGCCCCGCAGGAGGCCCGCTACCGCGGCGGCGATCCGCAGGAGGCGGCGAGCTTCGCCTGCGAGGCCCCCGCCGCGCCCTGACCGCGCGGCGCCGGCCAACGGCCGATCCGTCAGGCGTGATGGCGGCCGCACGGGCCGGCCGCCGGGCGTTCTTGCGATGCTTCCGCCCGCGCCACATCATCCGCGCCATGAGCGGCCGCTTCGAGAAGGTCCGGCACGAGGGGGACGAGCGCGACCGGCTCACCTGCCTGGATTGCGGCCATATCGCCTATGAGAATCCGAAGGTCGTCGTCGGCGCCGTGGTGGAGGCGCCGGGCGGCCTGCTGCTCTGCCGCCGGGCGATCGAGCCGCGCGCCGGCTTCTGGACCCTGCCGGCCGGCTACATGGAGATGGGGGAGACGGCGGCGGAGGGAGCGGCGCGCGAGGCCTGGGAGGAGGCGCGCGCCCGAATCGCCATCGACGGGGTGCTGGCGGTCTATTCCATCGCCCGGATCGGGCAGGTGCAGATCCTGTTCCGCGCCCGGCTGCAACCCGGCCCGGGCCCGGGCTATGCGCCGGGGCCGGAGAGCCTGGAGGTGCGGGTCTTCCCCTGGGAGGCACTGCCCTGGGAGAGCCTGGCCTTCCCCTCGGTGCGCTGGGCGCTGCGCGCCTGGCAGGGCTCGCGGGGCGGCCCGCTCCCGGCCACCGTCCTGAACCCAGCGGAAGACCCGCGCGGCATGCGCAGCATCACGGAGGAGCACCCGACATGAGGATCGCCGCCTGGCCGACCCGCACGGGGCTGTTCCTGGGTCTGCTCCTGGCCGGGCTGGCCACGGGGCAGCCCGGCCGCGGACAGGCCGCGCCCGACCCGGCGCCGGCCGCGGCCGGGCCGGCCCCGCAGGCCGCGCCGGCGGAAGCGGCGCGGCCGGCGCAGCAGCGGCGCCGGCGCGCGCGCATCGTCCGCCCCGCCCGCCCCCGGGCGCAGCAACCGGAGCCGGTGCCGCCCGCCACGCTGGCGGTGCCGACGACACCCCAGCCGGAACTGGCGCCGATGCCCAACCGCAGCCTGGAGGCGCCGATCGCGCGCAACGACAATGACGGGCGGCCGACCTTCTCGCCCAGCCTGATCCAGCCGCGCGAGGTGCCGGGGCAGGGCGGCTCGACCCTCAACCAGGACGACCTGGCACGGCGCGAGGACCGGCTGTTCCGGGAGCCGGCCGCAGGCGGGACGCTGCGGCTGCCCTTCAGCTACTGATACGGGCGGCGGGACGACCTGACCGGTCGTGCCGCGGTGTTCGGGCGGAGGACCTGGAGGGGACGCCGGTCTGCGGCATCGACGCCGCGCGTCGATCCCCGTCCCGGACCCTCCCCCGCCGGGGCCACAAGCGGGCCCCGGTCCCCGCTGGGAGTCTGGTGCTTTTGGTGGGTGTCAGCCCGCGGGCTGAACCTTGGCGGCGCGCGGACAGGCGGGACGCTGAAAAAGTCTCATAGGCGTCAGCGAGTGCGGAGGCCGTACCCGCCGAGGAGCATGGCTCCTCGGCGCCGTGATCCCGTTACAGACAGCCTCGCGGCAGCGCCTCTCGGGTCCAGGGCCCGCAGGGTCCTGGCGGAGTGGGGGACCGGGGGCGAGGCAGCGCCTTGCCCCCGGGCCACGGGCACCCCCCACGCCGGCACGGATCGAGGCATCCCGCCGGCTGTATGAGACGGAAGGTCCCGTCCATCCTCCGGGCTGGCACCCTCGCAGGCGCGGCGCCGGGCAGGGCGGACCATGCTGCCATGGGAGCGGGATGATCCCGCGTGGGCCACCACCCGAGGCCGTGGCGGCTTCCACCTTCCGACGATCGTCATCTGGCGGGCGGTTCCCGGCGGGGCCGGTTGTCCTCTAGAAGCGGAGGAGCCGGCCCACCCGCTGACCGGGAGTCTCCCGCGACACCATGCTGACGACCTACACCGTCGCGAACGGGGCCCTCGTCGTGGGCAATGGCGCGCAGACGCCGGAGCAGTTGCGCGGCGCGGTCTGGCTGGACCTGCTGGCGCCGACCCGCGAGGAGGAGCGCGCCGTGCAGGAGGCGCTGGGGCTGGAGGTCCCGACGCGGGAGGAGATGCAGGAGATCGAGAGCTCCTCGCGCCTGTACCGGGAGGAGGAGGCGCTCTTCCTGACCGCGAACTTCCTCTACGGGGTGGAGGAGGGGGATTTCGGCTCCACTCCTATCACCTTCGTCCTGGCCGGGCAGCACCTCGTCACCGTCCGCTATGCCACGCCCAAGGCCTTCGCGGTCTTCGCGGCGCG contains:
- a CDS encoding tannase/feruloyl esterase family alpha/beta hydrolase codes for the protein MPSIRPPAARPGILQPGTARPRATRRGWGAALGTLALLAPDAARAQRACADLMALARPDLRITRSEALPAGTLPAENPGRAALTGAARSRAALPAHCVVEGMIAPRTAADGRFFGIGFQLRLPEAWNGRFLFQGGGGMDGVVSEAIGAIPVAGATGVPALNRGYAVVSTDSGHQGRDASDASFGTDQQARLDHAGGSIGPVAREARALIAARYGRGPDHAYFMGCSNGGRSAMMAAQRFPLEFDGIVAGNPGFRLSRAAIAQAWDVKALTAAAPRNEAGQPVLAAALTPADMTLLAEGIAKACDAADGLADGTVEAMSACRFDPATLRCPGEKAAGCLSDPQLRALERVFGGARDSQDRPLYAGWPWDPGIAAPGWRAWKLGTATGGTPNARNATLAAASLGLYFMTPPVDGLDLRSFDFDRDPPRTAQTAAINDATATFLNSFSGHGGRLLVFHGQADPVFSATDLRDHWAELARDNGGAEALSAWARLFVVPGMNHCGGGPAMDDFDPLAAIEAWVERGQAPDRLLARGSAFPGRSRPLCPAPQEARYRGGDPQEAASFACEAPAAP
- a CDS encoding NUDIX domain-containing protein, whose amino-acid sequence is MSGRFEKVRHEGDERDRLTCLDCGHIAYENPKVVVGAVVEAPGGLLLCRRAIEPRAGFWTLPAGYMEMGETAAEGAAREAWEEARARIAIDGVLAVYSIARIGQVQILFRARLQPGPGPGYAPGPESLEVRVFPWEALPWESLAFPSVRWALRAWQGSRGGPLPATVLNPAEDPRGMRSITEEHPT
- a CDS encoding DUF3237 domain-containing protein: MTERNPMDGREETGRRRLLAGSVALAAAPVAAGVQAADYAPPMAGTVPLVLPRTEFVYEAICDLEPTLMLGDSPLGERRMVPISGGSFEGPRIRGKVLPGGADRQLVRKDGVRILNALYELQAEDGAVITVHNRVLVDDPPGQPRYAFSTLEITAPEGPHGWLNRGVYVGTLNSLRPARAAVLIRVYRVI